A region of Vigna radiata var. radiata cultivar VC1973A chromosome 6, Vradiata_ver6, whole genome shotgun sequence DNA encodes the following proteins:
- the LOC106765263 gene encoding probable protein phosphatase 2C 60 produces MGTNLSTPKTEKSSDDGENDHLRYGLSSMQGWRASMEDAHAAHLDLDESTSFFGVYDGHGGKVVAKFCAKYLHQQVVKSEAYIAGDIGTSLRESFFRMDEMMRGQRGWRELAILGDKINKFNGKIEGLIWSPRSREYKAQEDSWAFEEGPHSNFAGPTSGSTACVAVIRNNQLFVANAGDSRCVICRKGQAYDLSIDHKPDLDTEKERIIKAGGFIHAGRVNGSLSLARAIGDMEFKQNRFLPAEKQMVTANPDINTIELSDEDEFIVLACDGIWDCLSSQQLVDFVRQQLLIETKLSAVCERVLDRCLAPTIGIGDGCDNMTMILVQLKKLRQSSAPT; encoded by the exons ATGGGAACAAATCTCAGCACTCCCAAAACTGAAAAGTCTTCCGATGATGGAGAAAATGATCATCTTAGATATGGTTTATCATCAATGCAAGGCTGGCGTGCATCAATGGAAGATGCA CATGCTGCACATCTTGATCTGGACGAATCCACTTCCTTTTTTGGAGTTTATGATGGTCATGGAG GTAAGGTGGTTGCCAAGTTTTGTGCTAAGTATCTTCACCAACAGGTGGTCAAGAGTGAAGCATATATAGCTGGAGATATAGGAACCTCTCTTCGGGAATCATTTTTCAG GATGGATGAGATGATGCGTGGTCAAAGGGGCTGGAGGGAATTGGCAATTTTGGGTGATAAGATAAACAAGTTCAATGGTAAGATAGAAGGATTGATTTGGTCTCCACGAAGCAGAGAATATAAGGCTCAAGAGGATAGTTGGGCCTTTGAGGAG GGTCCTCATTCTAATTTTGCTGGACCAACTTCAGGAAGCACTGCCTGTGTTGCAGTTATTAGAAACAACCAACTTTTTGTAGCAAATGCTGGTGATTCACGTTGTGTAATATGTAGGAAGGGTCAG GCGTACGATTTGTCTATAGATCATAAACCTGATCTTGATACTGAGAAGGAAAGAATCATAAAAGCCGGTGGTTTTATTCATGCTGGAAGAGTTAATGGGAGTTTAAGCCTTGCAAGAGCTATAG GTGACATGGAGTTTAAGCAGAATAGATTCCTTCCTGCTGAAAAACAAATGGTGACAGCCAATCCAGACATAAATACT ATTGAACTTtctgatgaagatgaatttATAGTGCTAGCTTGTGATGGCATATG GGATTGCTTGTCAAGCCAGCAATTGGTTGATTTCGTACGCCAACAACTTCTCATT GAAACAAAACTTTCTGCGGTTTGTGAAAGAGTGCTGGATCGATGTTTGGCACCAACAATAGGTATTGGTGATGGATGTGATAACATGACCATGATTTTAGTGCAGTTAAAAAAACTGAGGCAGTCCAGTGCACCAACATAA
- the LOC106765185 gene encoding phospholipid hydroperoxide glutathione peroxidase, chloroplastic encodes MRHRLSSIFQSKKGRNLRNLLSLQPPKMSSMAFSTTFFTPLHDFTHARTNPPTSPSFPFVKSSFASSNSTFFDPSLSLRTSSTFPRLFIKPRSFSVHARAATEKTIYDFTVKDIDRKDVALSKFKGKVLLIVNVASRCGLTSSNYSELSRLYEKYKDQGLEVLAFPCNQFGMQEPGSNEEIKQFACTRYKAEFPIFDKVDVNGPFTAPVYSFLKSSAGGFLGDLIKWNFEKFLVDKNGKVIERYPPTTSPFQIEKDIQRLLAA; translated from the exons ATGAGACACAGATTATCTTCCATATTCCAATCAAAGAAAGGACGAAACTTGAGAAATCTCTTGAGTTTGCAACCACCAAAAATGTCCTCCATGGCTTTCTCCACCACCTTCTTCACACCCCTCCATGATTTCACCCATGCCAGAACAAACCCACCAACTTCTCCCTCTTTTCCTTTCGTCAAATCCTCCTTTGCTTCCTCCAACTCAACCTTTTTTGATCCTTCCCTTTCCCTACGAACCTCATCAACTTTTCCAAGGCTCTTCATAAAGCCTAGGTCTTTCTCAGTTCATGCCAGAGCTGCCACAGAAAAGACCATCTATGATTTTACTGTCAAG GATATTGACAGAAAGGATGTCGCTCTTAGCAAGTTTAAGGGGAAGGTTCTATTGATTGTCAATGTTGCTTCACGATG TGGTTTGACGTCATCGAATTACTCGGAGCTGTCTCGTTTGTATGAAAAGTATAAGGATCAAG GTTTGGAGGTTCTAGCTTTCCCCTGCAATCAATTTGGTATGCAGGAGCCTGGATCGAATGAAGAAATTAAGCAGTTTGCTTGCACTCGATATAAAGCAGAATTTCCAATTTTTGACAAG GTGGATGTCAATGGACCATTTACGGCTCCAGTGTACAGTTTTCTGAAATCTAGTGCTGGAGGCTTTCTGGGTGATCTTATAAAGTGGAATTTTGAGAAATTCTTGGTTGATAAAAATGGTAAAGTTATTGAAAGATACCCACCAACAACGTCTCCTTTCCAAATTGAG AAGGATATTCAGAGGTTACTTGCTGCATGA